In Edaphobacter aggregans, the sequence TCGTAGTAGGTCCCGCGCGAATTCAGCGCCGAATAAACATGCTTTGCTCTTTACTGTTTTTTAGTTAAAAATGCGATAGATCAATCAGTTGCACCTCTCTGCTAGACGCAACGGGACCACAATACCTTTGTTCAAAGAAAGGTACCTGCATGCTAACCACTATCATTTTCTTCTGCTTTCTTCTGGGCTGCGTAGCTGGTCTGCGCACCTTCACAGCTCCAGCGGTCGTCTGCTGGGGCGCACATCTCGGCTGGCTGCACTTCGCCGGAACCGGCTTCGGTTTTATCGACTACATGGTGACGCTCATCATCTTCACTCTATTGGCGCTCGGAGAGCTGATCTCAGACAAGCTGCCAAAGACTCCAGCCCGCACGACCCCGCCCCAATTGATCGGGCGTATCCTCTTTGGCGGATTTGCTGGCGCGGCACTTTCGGTGGGCGCTGGTGGCGCCCTTATGACGGGACTCCTTGCTGGAGCGGTCGGTGCTGCGATCGGAACATTTGCCGGCTACCACATGCGCCATGCTCTGGTCACTCAGCTGAGACTGCCGGACTTGCCCGTCGCAATCATGGAAGATCTCCTCGCCATCGCGGGCGGTCTTTTTCTCGTCTCTCACATCTAGCCTTACCGTAACCTGCCGGGCTTCGCTGCAGCACGGCGCAAAGGAGCGACATGCCCGAATCAACAGACTTTGACGCCATCATTATCGGCTCTGGCCAGGGCGGCAACCCTCTGGCCGGAGCCCTCTCAAACAAAGGCAAGCGCACCGCAGTCATCGAGCGCGCCGAAGTAGGTGGCACCTGCGTCAACACAGGCTGCACCCCCACCAAAACCATGGTAGCCAGCGCCGAAGTAGCCTACCTCGCACGGCGCGGAAACGACTACGGCGTCCACACCGGCGAAATCTCCGTCGACATGGCAATAGTCCGCGAACGCAAGCGCAACATCGTGAAGCAATGGCGCGAAGGCAGCGAAAATGGCCTGAAGAGAGCCCAACTCGTCGAACTCATCCGAGGCCAGGCATCCTTCGTAGGACCAAAGCAGATCAACGTCCGCCTGAACGAAGGTGGCGAACGAACCCTAACCGCCAACTGGATCTTCCTCAACACGGGCCTCTCCACCAGCAAGCCGCCGCTCACTGGACTCGACACCGTGCCCTGGCTCGACAATGCCAGCATCATGGAGCTCGACACCGTACCCCAACACCTCATCGTCCTCGGAGGCGGCTACGTCGGTCTCGAATTCGCCCAGATGTTCCAGCGTTTCGGCAGCCGCGTCACGGTCATCCAGCGCGACCACCAACTCCTCCCCGCCGAAGACACCGACGTAGCCGACGAGATCACAAAATTCCTCTG encodes:
- a CDS encoding DUF4126 domain-containing protein, giving the protein MLTTIIFFCFLLGCVAGLRTFTAPAVVCWGAHLGWLHFAGTGFGFIDYMVTLIIFTLLALGELISDKLPKTPARTTPPQLIGRILFGGFAGAALSVGAGGALMTGLLAGAVGAAIGTFAGYHMRHALVTQLRLPDLPVAIMEDLLAIAGGLFLVSHI